A window of Cellulomonas sp. SLBN-39 genomic DNA:
CCGCCGTGGTCGACGAGGTCGGTGCGCGACGGGGCGCCTGCGGGGCGGGTCGGGGCGCACGCCCGGTCGCGGCCGTCCGCGTGCGCTCCTCCACCCGGCCCACGGTGCCACCCCGGCGGGCCTGGCCGGCGGCGGCGCGCGGGCGCGGCGACGCCGGGCCGGTCATCCGCCCGCCGGCGCGGGCGAGCCCTGCACGCTCCCGTCGGCGAGCCGCAGCCACCCGGTGCCGTTGGCCTCGACCATCCCGAGCTCGCGCGCGGCCGCGGCGAGGCGGTCCGGCGACGAGCGCTGGTCGAGCTCGGCGACGAGGTCCTTGCGGTCCTGCTCGAGGCGGCCCATGTCGTTGGACAGCTCGTACCGCTCGAACGCGATCGACGCCATCGACGTGTTGAGCAGGAGCGCGCTGAGCAGCGCCCCGCCGAGGATCGCGATGCAGGTGAGCACGAACGGCACCCGCGAGCGGGCGAGCCCGGGGGCGCGCACCACCTTCAGGCGCGGGCGCGGTGCCCGCGCCGGTGCGGCCGGGGCCGGGTAGGCGCGCGCGGTGCTCGCGCGCACGTCGTCGGTCTGGCGCAGCGCGCTCATGCGGCCCTCCGGGTCGTTCGCAGGTGGTCGGGCGTGGGTCGGGTGCGCTCGGCGGCCCGCAGGCGCACGGACTGCGAGCGGGGGTTGCGCGCGAGCTCGGCCTCGTCGGCCTCCTCGGCACCCCGCGTCAGCAGGCGCAGGTACGGGGTGTGGGTCTCGGGCTCCACGGGCAGGTCGGGCGGTGCGCTCGAGGTCGCGCCGGCGGCCAGGGCGCGCTTGACCAGGCGGTCCTCGAGCGACTGGTACGCCTCGACGACGATCCGTCCGCCGACGGCGAGCGCCTCGACCGACGCGGGCAGCGCCCGCTCGAGCGCGGCCAGCTCGCCGTTGACCTCGATCCGCAGCGCCTGGAAGGTGCGCTTGGCGGGGTGCCCGCCGGTCTTGCGGGTCGCCGCCGGGATGCACGCGCGGACGAGGTCGACGAGCTCGCCCGTGCGCCGCCACGGGTCGGCGGCCCGACGGCGCACGACCTCGCGGGCGATGCGCGGGGCGAACCGCTCCTCGCCGTAGACCCGTAGCACGCGGGCGATGTCGCGCTCGTCGTAGGTGTTGAGCACGTCGGCGGCGGTCGGGCCGCGCGTGGGGTCCATCCGCATGTCGAGCGGGGCGTCCTGGGCGTAGGCGAACCCGCGCTCCGCCTCGTCGAGCTGCAGGGAGGAGACGCCGAGGTCCATCAGCACGCCCTGCACCGACGCGATGCCGAGGTCGTCGAGGACGTCCCGGATCTCGTCGTACACCGCGTGCACACCAGTGAAGCGGTCGCCGAAGACGGCCAGGCGCCGGCTCGCGAGCGCGAGGGCCTGCGGGTCACGGTCGATCCCGACGACGCGCACGTCCTCGAACGCGCGCAGCACGCCCTCGGTGTGGCCGCCCATGCCGAGCGTGGAGTCCACCATCACGGCACCGGGCGCGGCGAGCGCGGGGGCGAGCAGGTCGAGGCAGCGCTGGAGCAGGACGGGCGTGTGGCGGCCTGCCGCGTCGTCGTGCTGCTCCACCTGCGCCCCTCCCTCCTGCGTCGTGCGCCGGTCCGGCGCCTGCTGGTCCTCGTCGTGCTCGTCGTGCTCGTCGTGCGTCCCGGCCGTCCGGCCTGATCCCCCACCGACCCTCTGGCACCGGGGAAGTGCGCCAGAACGGACGGGGGGAGGTCGGGGCGGACGGGCGGGTGGTCAGAACGGGCCGTCGGGGAAGATCTCCTCGGTCGTGCCGGCGTAGCCGGCCTCCTGCTCGGCCAGGTAGGACTCCCAGGCGGGCAGGTCCCAGATCTCGACGCGGGTGCCGGTGCCGATGACGGCCACGTCCCGGTCGAGGCCGGCGTAGCGCCGCAGCAGCGGGGGGACCGTGATGCGCCCCTGCTTGTCCGGCACCTCGTCGCTCGCGCCCGAGAGGAACACCCGCAGGTAGTCCCGCGCCTGCTTGCTCGTCACGGGTGCGGTGCGCAGCCGGTCGTGCATGCGTCCGAACTCGTCCATCGGCAGCAGGAACAGGCAGCGCTCC
This region includes:
- the rsmH gene encoding 16S rRNA (cytosine(1402)-N(4))-methyltransferase RsmH — translated: MEQHDDAAGRHTPVLLQRCLDLLAPALAAPGAVMVDSTLGMGGHTEGVLRAFEDVRVVGIDRDPQALALASRRLAVFGDRFTGVHAVYDEIRDVLDDLGIASVQGVLMDLGVSSLQLDEAERGFAYAQDAPLDMRMDPTRGPTAADVLNTYDERDIARVLRVYGEERFAPRIAREVVRRRAADPWRRTGELVDLVRACIPAATRKTGGHPAKRTFQALRIEVNGELAALERALPASVEALAVGGRIVVEAYQSLEDRLVKRALAAGATSSAPPDLPVEPETHTPYLRLLTRGAEEADEAELARNPRSQSVRLRAAERTRPTPDHLRTTRRAA
- the mraZ gene encoding division/cell wall cluster transcriptional repressor MraZ; the encoded protein is MSHEQSGAFGSSAPFLGTYTPRLDDKGRLILPAKFRPQLAPGLVMTRGQERCLFLLPMDEFGRMHDRLRTAPVTSKQARDYLRVFLSGASDEVPDKQGRITVPPLLRRYAGLDRDVAVIGTGTRVEIWDLPAWESYLAEQEAGYAGTTEEIFPDGPF